The Glycine soja cultivar W05 chromosome 15, ASM419377v2, whole genome shotgun sequence region aaagtaattcTAATTAAAGAATCACATTATTAATCAACAATAAATTCTCGTAGAACAAttttaaactaactattaaaaaaattaataaataaaagaatttgaatttttaatttattctagGAAAATAATTCATCAACACCACAACATTAGGTGAGgtctattaaaaaaagaaaaaagaattataacTATGTTTAATAAATGACATAATATGACAATCAATATGTTATTGAAAGAGAAATCATCTCTATAATgaacaattaaatttatcaaatttttttataaagattaattatcaataaaattagtgaataatttatattaaggttatgataaaaaaaataattatatggtatcatagaaaaaatgataaaaagaagaagCTATTACGAATTGAGTgtttgatatataaatatatctgTTTCTGTATGATCATTCtttattctaattaattttttataagaagcTTAATatcttaattgaaaatataaatcagGAGGTGGTGGTAATGAAGTGGGCAACGTGGCTATGCTCATTATTGCTCGCAACTTTTGACCCACTACGGCTCTTGTACTTCCATCCAACGTCACTTCCTCATCCGTACGTCATTTCGTTCTTCTCTTTTCACCCATAAATTTGTGCGTACACACTTCATGGACCAAGAAAAATCTTCTATTCCTTCTTCACCCTTTTGTGTATACACTGTATAATCCCCCACAACCCTCATCTTCTTTCAGGATCCagccctctctctcttttcaagTGTTGGAATTTGTTTTCAACTGGCCCAGgggaaaaaaaagtcaaaaaacaagaaaaaaaggggaATATCGTTTTTGACTTTTGTATATATCAAGACAAAATCGagtttttattataaagtgGGGTATTTTACAATTATGAATATGTACCAATTGCAACAGTTTCATATTCAACCCATGATGAAGATGGATAACACGAtgaggaagagggagagaagcAAAGCCATGGAGAAAGAGAGGCTTCAAGTGATGGACTTGAGTGGCATGTCCTTGGAGTTTCTTCCCAAACCTTCGCTTGATTTAGCCACCATTTGCAAGTTGGACCTATCTAATAACAATCTCCAGGTACGTCAAAGATAATTTCACTCATATTTTGATTTGTTCAAAATGATTATGAATATTTTGAGAACCCTTATAGATATGGAGTTTAGTATTCATCTTATAAACTCATAATAGCTCTATATCTCTCTATTTATAAAAGggtcaaaattaattaacttttggtTACCACCTTCgctattatctttctttttgccCGACATACAGTGATTACCAAATATTCAATTTTGTGACAAAGGTTCCATTTTCTTTAGTCATGtatatatgaatatatgaaAAAGGATTTCATTAAGAAAAATAGCCTATACTTACCCCCTCAGAGGGAATTCGTTTCTGATTGTAAGAGATAATCTTaattcacacacacaaaaagtatataatatattttatagcaTATATGAACTAGGATATAATCGAGAATAAGGAAGAGAACTAGAAATGAATAAGTGATCGAGCACCATAAACATGGAATAAGTGCATCCACTTATAATTCATTTATCCCATATCTCTTTTCATTATCATTAGACGGTGCAGTCATAGGAAAGTTTGGAAGGATATTAATGAGTATTTGATTATACtataagaaaagaagaatcaatcttctaaaaaaagaagaagaaatcaatcTTTTTTTCACTCTATGGGTAGATATACGAATTAAACGATAtccttttattaatttgttaaaatccaatttttctTAGAagctatttatatttaaatgttgAAAACCGTGATGAGTATATGgtttatattataattgaaaataataagagGGGTTATTTTATCATTCTCCTCCAAatcgattatatatatattaagatttaTGGAGTattcatcaattttattaatttttttttaaagaatttgattaattatcaataataaaatatctttttttaatcatatttttctcaTAACATTCTAATTGAGACTTTATTTTAGGAGATGGAACTAGCAAAATTTGGATtatataaatgttttattagatattatatgaatttaatgtgtaaaaaaaaaaaactttatactcTGACAGGAAATTCCGGAATCCTTAACGGCTAGACTTCTAAACGTGGAAGTGTTGGACGTGCGTTCCAACCAGCTAAACTCCCTTCCCAATTCCATTGGCTGCCTCTCTAAGCTCAAGGTTTTGAATGTCTCAGGCAACTTCCTCGAATCCCTCCCCAAAACCATTGAGAATTGCAGGTTCCTTCATTTTCATCACTTctcttaatttctattttttatgatgatAATTAAATCATGAAATTCTGGCaaattgcatatatatatataattgaattaaCTTTTCTATTTTGCTAAAATtgaaccttttaattaaaatcactTGATAATTATTCGCACGTgtggtttctttttttctaatctaTCTTCTGCCGGCATATATCAGAATACAGCAAATATGTTAATTTTAGCTGTATGTGTGTTACTCTCTTTTAATGTAtgactttgaagaaaaataaattagaatgtCTTgtacctatttaattaaaaaagtttggTATCGAACAAAGTATATAGCTGGTCAATTCCTGTACGTATATCTACTCCATTCAAATCTACTATCACAGCTTTTTGTGTCATATTCTATATTCCTAGCTCTAAGTAAACTATAGCAaaagttaatatttaaatagCAATCCCTACTTGTCTGTTTTTTTCCtaagttattattaaaataccgcgataaaaaagacaaaagaaaaaacagacgGAAATTtagatttcttttcttttccaataATATTTCTTTCGTGTGTGTTTCTATGGGTAACCTTATGTAAACGAAATTCTAGTCTCACATATTTCttacaagtttttttaataattaggaGATATAAGAAGGAAAGACTCGAGAGGGAAATatgtgataaaattaattagtgatgtaaaaaaaagattgaaaaaacTATACAATTCATACTACAAAATGTACTGTTTTTACGCAAAACTCACGAAAATCAAACACTGACCATTCtacaactattttttataataagaaaaatcatcattttctaCCTGAATTATCAACGGTTCTTCCTCTCGTTCTACGTTATCTGTGACAAAAATGTTTGTGGACAAAACTTTTCCGttcttcattttttactttCGCACTACGGCATCAAATCCCGCGTACGGTGTACGAAAGTCGCCAAATCCTACATCATGTTTACATTCGAAAGCTTGATAAACCATGGTCTAATGTAGATTATTAAACACATGTAATTTATTGTATGATAGCGAATTATGTAAAGGATGATAGCAACTCATACACTtttcttttgaagaaaaaacaagaaaaataagttaaataataTGGGGAAAATAAGCATCCACAAATTGAGGGCTACAGTCTGTAAAAAGAATTAATCCctcatttttttgaaatatttgccgttattatagttatattttgaattgtatatcaaaatcaaaggtaGGTGCACTCGACTAAAACAAGTTTGAAATATGGCTAGCTCAGGATActtaatttagtttaaattaattGTATGCTAAGAAATTAAATGTTACAAACGAAGAGTGCATGTGACTGAAGGAAAAGGCACCGATTGATGATGACCCTCAACCTTTTGCATTGTCAAAAGTCACCgatcacacaataataataaatctacATAGTACAGGTCAAATGACGGCGACGATATGTAACCACTTAAATAATCTCCATTTAATTATTCTAATTCTTCAATCACCTAAATTATTCCATTCTAATTTCAACATGCCATGCATTAATTGAGCATTTCTAGCTCTTACATCACAAAATCAACATTGTTATTCCTTGCAAATCAAAATGACATGACATGATCAGAAGCGTGCAAGAAACAAATAAGATTAAttgattgtaattaatatagGGGTGATTAATTGTGTTTGTGATTGTGTGTATCAGAATTTATTCATGTTGATTATTACTTGGTTCATTATCTTAACATGCATGCATGTTGCATGCTGTGATGAATTTTGACCTAGCAGAGCCTTAGAAGAGCTGAATGCAAACTTCAACAAGCTGAGCAAGCTGCCAGACACAATAGGGTTTGAGCTCATAAACCTAAAGAAGCTCTCAGTGAACTCCAACAAGCTTGTGTTTCTTCCAAGCTCCACTTCACACTTAACAGCTTTGAAGGTTCTTGATGCACGATTGAATTGCCTAAGGGCACTTCCTGAGGACCTTGAGAACCTCATCAACCTAGAGACCCTTAATGTGAGCCAGAACTTCCAGTATTTGGAGACCATCCCTTACTCCATAGGGCTTCTCTGGTCACTTGTTGAACTTGATGTTAGCTACAATAACATCAAGACCTTGCCTGAGTCAATTGGGTGCCTCAAGAATCTCCAGAAGCTGAGTGTTGAAGGGAACCCTCTTACCTGTCCCCCTATGGAGGTGGTGGAACAAGGACTTCATGTGGTGATGGAGTACATGCATCATAAGATTAACTCAAGTGATCAAAACAAAACTAAGAAAAGGTGGTGGATGGGGAAGATTGTGAAATGTGGAACCTTCAATAAACAATTTAGAAATGGGAAACGACCTGAACATGTGGGTTACAACATGCTTAAGCACCAGAATATCAATGGTCTTGCTTCCCCAGGCTTCATGGGGATGCTCTCCCCTCTTCGCCTGTTCTCTCCCCATCGTTCCCCCCGCCATTTCTTCAGTTGAGAAGTGGtagaatatttttgtaaatcatTGTGTCTGGAAGATAAATTATTGCATAATCTAAGACCATTATATATCTATGGTCCTACTGAAATTTTATGTGATATGTAATtgagttttttaatataaaaaaagagtttaaaaactcaattacgtatcatttgaaaattattccAGATTGTCTATGATAATCTTGaattatgtaataatttttcttttgttgaataGTTTGGTTTAATGTGTTGAATTCCAACAATCAAAGGTGTGACAATTATGAATATATGAAATTTCGGGTTAGGTTGTATGCAAAATAATAGCTATAATGTATAATTGAGTTGAAAATGATGGTGAATTTGTCCATTTGTGAAACTTTGAAAGTCTGTCGATGTCAAGTTTCTTCGGAAGATAAATTAATTGCTGTTAACAAGATAAAATGAACTCTAGTCTAGTATCTTTCCGGTTCTTTAATCTTCGTAATTTGTTATTGAAGATTGATTGCTTTAAGGTGATTGCTTGTGCATCCACGCATATCATCGTCCAAATTGGAACGAGAAACTCAAACGCAACATAAATCAAGTAGATGCTGACATATTTTTACCCGACGGAGGTGACAATTCACATTTCGTACCCATCTGGACAAAGATATTGTAAGCCTCGTAAAAATGTATGGCAGGGAATACGAAGTAGTTTATTGCACAGAATGGTTGTGCTACAATAGGATTCAGAATATAATCTTTATGGAGAAAGTTAGTATCACTTCCattgtaaaaaagaagaagtaataTTGTCTAAAATGGTTTGACCATAGCCCACATGTAGAGAAAAGTACCAATAAGGAGGATTGAGCAAAAGATAGATTactaatgagagagagagacctAGAAAAACTACGatcaaatcattaaaaaaaaggtttagaaGTAAATGGTTTGAGAGATCAGGGAAATGGTTTGAGAGATCAATACCCAAATAGCAGaaagataacttttttttggCGAATATAGCAAAAGATGACTGCCTTAGCAACATATGCTAGTAATAAGCTACTAAAAGCATGCACGCCAGCAGAACAACAAACCAAATCATTATTTCAGATATCCACAAATAAACAGTGCATGCAGATCAACGTTGAGCCACAGCAAGAATTATCAACGAACAAATCTCAGAGATATCTTGAGATGGCGCAAACCAATCTTTAGCAGCCAAATAAATAATGCAACCATGTTCCCTTAATTTTGATCCTCCAGTAACATATATCACGCATTAAAGAGCAAAGTATACAACAGAAGACAGAGTCCACTTGGTatggaaatataaaaaaatcaatatctaTGAAGTGCAAGCAAGCCAAACTAAGGTATGGTTAGACAGATATATCTGAGGGTGAACAATAATTGAATTACTGATTTCAAGTGAAACCTGAAGTTGATGAAGTTCACATAGTTTATTGGCTGTTTATATAACATTTATTTGatctattgaaaaaaaatatatagaaattgCCGTAGTTTACTTATGATTTGATTACAAATCTTAGTTCCAAAGATTTTATCTTCATAGCTCATAATGCATATGTAACCAAAATCTACCTCCCAAGGCTGATAAACTTCATATACATATCAAAACTCTcacaataatcatttttttatatattaagtcATTACCACAATGTTACGTACCAACAGTAGAATATTCAATTAAACAGTAACAGATATGAAATATATGAGGGAAAAAGAGCTTTATTGATGAAATGTGAGAAAATACAGAGAATAGAATGTAACAATCCCAATGAAGGGCCCAGAGCTAAGCTCCTATAGGATACTAGAGTACCCTATTCTGTCCAATTCTAGCTACAATCCCGAATGTCCTTTCTCTCTAACTGACTGCTCCTTATATTGTGGAAAGAGTGCTGCTCCCTCATCCCTGCCACCTCATGATTGGTAACAACCTCAGCCACTTTTTACCTTCTTGCCCCTTCTAGAATATACACGCCATATTTTGGGTCCACTAGTAACATGGTGAATTAACTGTCCAGGTAACTGTAAATTATTACTGTCTCTATCAACACTTCCTTCTTCAACtgcaaccttgtcctcaaggttgaaCTTTGGAAATTGGCTTTTGAGCATAACATAGTCCTCCCAAGTAGCTTCCTCTACTGTTTTCCCTTTCCAATGGACTAGTAACTGTTTTACTACTTCTCCTTGCTTCTGTATATTTCTAACAGCCAGCAAAGCCTCAGGTTCAAATTCCTCACCTTGCTCTTCTGTCATCAAATCTGGCAGCTCTTCACCTTCATTGTATTGTCCTACAGCCCTCTTTAATAAGGATACATGAAACACGGGGTGAACCTTGGACCCTACAGGCAATTTCAGTTTGTAAGCTACAGCTCCAATCCTCTCCACAATCGGATATGGTCCATAATATCTTACAACAAGTTTTGCATTAATTCTGGTAACCACAGAATTTTGCCTATGAGCTCTGAGCTTCACAAAGACCCACTCCCCTACTTCAAAACTTCTGTCAACTCTGTGCTTATCAGCTTGGGCCTTCATTCTATCTTGTGCTCTGTGTAAGTGACTTTTTAACTGCCTGATTGCCTCATCCCTATCTACCAAATCCCTTTGCACTGCTTCAACTCTTGTTTCACCTTGTACCCACCGAACCATCACTGGTGGAGGCCTTCCATATACCAATTCAAAAGGAGTATGCTCTGTAGATGTGTGAAATGAGGTGTTAAACCAGTACTCAGCCCAATGCAACCATGACATCCAGCTTTTAGGCTGGTCAGATATGAAACACCTAAGGTAGGTCTCTAAGCATCtgttcactacctctgtttgacCATCTGATTCAGGATGGTAAGCAGAGCTCATTTTGAGCTGAGTGCCTTGAGCTTTGAATAATTCCCTCCAGAAATTGCTCATGAAAATGGGATCCCTATCACTCACTATGGATAAGGGAATGCCATGCAATCTCACTATTTCCTTACTAAACACCTCAGCCAAACTCCTAGCTGTGTAGGGGTGTTTTAGAGGAATGAAATGACAGTACTTGGTTAATCTGTCTACCACCACAAAAATAGCTTCATATCCCTTAGATTTTGGCAGGCCAGTAATAAAATCCATAGAGATATCTTCCCAGATGCGTTCAGGTATGGGCAGTGGTTGCAACAAGCCCCCTGGTGATGCAGTTAAGTACTTCTGTCTTTGGCATGTATCACAGCTCCTCACAAATTCTTGCATTGCTCCCTTCATTCCCACCCAGTATACATTAGCTGCCAATCTCCTGTATGTCTTGTAGAATCCTGAGTGTCCTCCATGTGGGGTGCTATGAAACTCCTTCAATAAAATAGGAATCATAGCTGACTGCTTTGAGATTACTAGTCTGCCTTCATACATCAATACTCCTTGTTTGTATACATATCCAGGCCTAGCTATCGGGTCTTGCAACAAATCAGCAACCACTTGCTGTAAGTAGTCATCTTTCTGCACCTCTTCTTGTATTATTTGTGTCTGGTCCCATTGTAAAAATGTTGTAATACTCTGAAACTCCATCCCTTCATGCATTCTGGAGAGTGCATCAGCCCCCTTATTCAATTTGCCCTGCttataaacaacttcaaaattaTATCCAAGCAACTTGGCAGCCCAGTTTTGTTGTTCTGCAGTGGTTATCTTTTGCTGTAGCAACTGCTTTAAACTTTTTTGATCAGTTGAGAcaataaattttcttccaagaaGGTAGGGTCTCCAATGTTGAATAGCTAAACCCATTGCCATCAATTCTTTCTCATATGCAGATTTAGACAGATTTCTTATTCCCAGAACCTTGCTGAAATAAGCTATTGGTCTTTTATCTTGCATCAATATGGCCCCTACTCCACtaccagaggcatcacattctatgACAAACTCCTTGCTAAAATCTGGTTGAGCTAGTACAGGAGCTGTAGTAAGCTTCCCCTTCAACTCTTCAAAAGCTCTCTGAGCCTCTTCTCCCCACTTGAACCCATCCTTCTTGGTAAGTTCAGTCAATGGTTTAGCTATCTTGCCATAATGTTTGATGAATTTTCTGTAGTAGCCAGTTAACCCTAAGAACCCCCTCACTCCCTTCACATTCATTGGGGTTGGCCATTGAATCACACTTTCAATCTTGCTAGGATCCACTGCTACACCAGCTTGGGATATGACATGGCCCAAGTATTCAATGGTGTGTTGAGCAAAATGACACTTCTTTTTGTTGGCTACTAACCCATGTACTGCTAACAGTTGCAAAACAGTTTGCAAATGCTCCAAATGGGCTTCCCAATCAGCACTATAAACTAgtatatcatcaaagaaaactagTACGCATTTCCTAAGCAAGGGTTTAAAGACATCATTCATGAGGCTCTGAAATGTCGAGGGTGCATTCATTAGGCCAAAAGGCATGACTAAAAATTCATAATGCCCCTCATGAGTGCGAAAAGCTGTCTTGTATACATCCTCTTCCTTGATCTTACTTGGTGATATCCAGATTTTAAatctaatttagaaaaaaatctaGCACCATGTAGTTCATCCAACAATTCTTCAATAACAGGAATGGGAAATTTATCTGGGACTGTTACCTTGTTGAGGGCTCTATAATCAATGCACATCCGCCACGTGTTGTCTTTCTTTTTCACCAAGATCACAGGACTTGAGAAGGAGCTGGTACTATCTCTGATTATACCAGTGGACAACATCTCTCTAACTTGCTTTTCAATCTCATCTTTGTGGTGATGAGGGTACCGGTAGGGTCTCACATTCACAGGACCAGACCCTTCAACCAAGGTAATGGCATGCTCTTTACTTCTGATGGGTGGAAGTCCTTTAGGCTCTACAAATACTGAAGCATAATTCTGCAATATTTGGTCAACACTTGCCCTTTGTGTTGGAGACAAATGTGACCCCAGCTCTACACTTCCCTGCTTCTCTACACCCCATAGAGTCTTTTCTCTCCACTGCACAGTTTTGCTTAGAATGCTCTGTAGAGCCACCATGGAATCATTGGTGCTCACGAGCACGGGAACCCCTTGTATCTCACCTTGGAATCGTATGGTTTGAGGGGTGTGATTAGCCATATGATCCAAGTGAAGCAAGCTCATCTCTCCTACCTCGTCGTTCTCCTCTTCGCTCACTTCCACTGCCAGAATCTAACCACCATCCTCCGCCGGATCACCTTCGTCAACAAGAAGGATTCTCAAATGTTTATCAGGGCATTGATGTGTTGGAGAGAAAGGACCCTTACACTTGAAACAGAGGCCCTTTTGCTTCCTATCCATCAACTCTTGGTAGGATAAGTGTTGGAAACCACGGTCACGAGGCCCATTCCTCCTCCTGTCACCATGGGCTGTTTTGTCTTCTCTAGGCCCAACAGAATTGCTTTTGGCACCCCCATTCGACCCACCATCTCTATTCTTCACTAAAACCCAATCTGAGTTTTCTCGAACCGCTCCATGTAATCCGGATCGGTGTGACCCTTTTCCAGATCTGGGACTCCGACTATTAAACGACCCATTTCCACCACCAATCTCCATCTCTACTGCCCGCGTTACCTGTAACAGTCTCGTGCGACTCATCTCTCCCATTGCTACGAAGCTTCGAACCCGTCCTCTAATCTCTGCCTTCAATCCTTGAAGAAAATATCCCAAAAATTGCTTGTCAGGCAATTTTGGAATCTGGGCTGTTAGGTACTCAACTTCGGTGATGTATTCTTCCACCGTCCCCTTCTGTTTCAAACTGGTCAACTGTTCATATACGTCGCCGTCGCCGTGACCACCGTATCGGCTCAACAAGGATTCTTTCAACTTCTCCCACGACAGATCTTCATCTTCTCCGATTAGAGAATTGAAGAAATGAATCGTCGCTCCCTCCATACATAGCTGAGCGAGATTCACCTTCAACTCCGGTAACGTTCCCTGAACACGAAAGTATACTTCAGCGCGCGAAATCCATCCGGCCGGATCTTCGTCATTGAAGGATGGTAGCTCCACTTTTTTGATGGATTGACGGAACTCTGTCAACGCATCACTACTGAGATTGTGAAACCCGATTCCGGAAGAGCCGTCCGTTCTTGGTGGTGGTTTGGGTGTTCCTTCCTTCGCAGCGCCACTCGCGCTACCCTCCTCCTCCTGCAGTGTTCTGTTCAAACAACGTTCAAACATAGCCATGAGACTCTCGTGGCTAGCTTTCACCGCGTTCTGGACGTCTAACAACGTCGATTTCACCTCTGACATCTCCCTTTCCAACGCAATCACCTTTGCTTCCATTTTCTTGAACTCAGTGTGGTTAACCTTCTTTGGGGGCATTCACTGGTTTCCGGACAAAAGTATCCGGCAGGTCGGACCAGTTTGTTACGTACCAACAGTAGAATATTCAATTAAACAGTAACAGATATGAAATATATGAGGGAAAAAGAGCTTTATTGATGAAATGTGAGCAAATACAGAGAATAGAATGTAACAATCCCAATGAAGGGCCCAGAGCTAAGCTCCTATAGGATACTAGAGTACCCTATTCTGTCCAATTCTAGCTACAATCCCGAATGTCCTTTCTCTCTAACTGACTGCTCCTTATATTGTGGAAAGAGTGCTGCTCCCTCATCCCTGCCACCTCATGATTGGTAACAACCTCAGCCACTTTTTACCTTCTTGCCCCTTCTAGAATATACACGCCATATTTTGGGTCCACTAGTAACATGGTGAATTAACTGTCCAGGTAACTGTAAATTATTACTGTCTCTATCACACAAGAACTCAGTAGTCAGTACCCCTGTTTGCCCCTCCCTATGCTGGACCATGTCGAATGTAAGGTAGAGAAAGAAATTTAGTTATGTAACCAAGGGAATCTGCCATGTCACTAAATGCCACATAGGCTGGAGAAAGAAAGAAGGGGGCAAAGACCAAAGCTAATCAAGACCAAAAATTCTTTTGtctgaatattttgttttaaacttttGGGGTTAAAATGGAGATCTAAGGCTTGGCTTGGTATGGGAAGTAGGATAGAACGCTAAAATGGAGGCAAATCAGCCTTAGAGCTATCAATTTGGCCCAGCCCACATGGGCCAGGGCCAAAAAAGCCCACTTGAGTGGGATTTGAACCTGAGATCAAGTAGTCTCCAAAGGGACTTGGTGCCACTTGGGTTAAGGCTTTTGGTCCTGAGGAAAGAACTACAATAACTGATTAGCCTAGATCATgtgaaactaaaaaagaaagtaaTCTTCCACTCTTAGAATTCTATTGCATGTTTTTTGAAATGTCAACTGGGTATGAGACATAGATCTCCCATTTCCAGAGGAGACTTTCACCTTCTATTAGCGTGGGTCTCAGGAGAGAATTTTCCTCTATATcaagaaatattaaatttaaagcccactttgttttaacagtgcAAAAGATGATAATTATCAACAGTACGGTGAGCAATTATCAAGTTAATTTTCTGCTTCTGC contains the following coding sequences:
- the LOC114387799 gene encoding plant intracellular Ras-group-related LRR protein 6-like: MNMYQLQQFHIQPMMKMDNTMRKRERSKAMEKERLQVMDLSGMSLEFLPKPSLDLATICKLDLSNNNLQEIPESLTARLLNVEVLDVRSNQLNSLPNSIGCLSKLKVLNVSGNFLESLPKTIENCRALEELNANFNKLSKLPDTIGFELINLKKLSVNSNKLVFLPSSTSHLTALKVLDARLNCLRALPEDLENLINLETLNVSQNFQYLETIPYSIGLLWSLVELDVSYNNIKTLPESIGCLKNLQKLSVEGNPLTCPPMEVVEQGLHVVMEYMHHKINSSDQNKTKKRWWMGKIVKCGTFNKQFRNGKRPEHVGYNMLKHQNINGLASPGFMGMLSPLRLFSPHRSPRHFFS